The following proteins are co-located in the Penaeus monodon isolate SGIC_2016 chromosome 10, NSTDA_Pmon_1, whole genome shotgun sequence genome:
- the LOC119578180 gene encoding armadillo repeat-containing protein 4-like has protein sequence MTLSSENPQQYLKVGNATCTTLALVGLKECGLHQESSQLALKAVGGLEVLLNILRTRNLRCNIGALQVLESACGHITTRNTVYKLGGIQVLLGLVGHTVVQVRGLAASVLAQVCALPSARSALIRDNGIPPLVRTNETVAMKHDRVKLLRVDTNTLLGNHDTAMAVEGAARALWACSVSRAGRTALLRAGGLEMVGGLMGVARPSLLVPVVGVLHQCVAEAVFRERVESAGYTSALVKLLHSPTPQLQILATKAIARCSVLEATSSRLVREGGLEMLVNMLRREAKTYVDALIEKDLAFAREYGLVIDAPGVPRSRKASMMPDGAGREGASLLEAGPEGTALAPEGAGDASKGAPVDVTGHEQDRQESSPSRQSSTKEGQDADDLQNDPRVTSYTFFYIHALNKGYTYHRRFLSLHGKFYDYNLSPFPLLVLAPRPDSLSWRRSLISLLSFSSRFLPRRRRTPCAVSVAGEGEGGAAEGGNSELLEAVAEAMWHVSSLPEHVVVVKELTAVPVLVALLHHNDEKVLTSVVGGLGEAAGDPDCCTILLRGGGVTTLIQLLRRTSDKLLLNVTRALGACAADEEALEALLQQDGLRLLWSHLKNPNCRVQASAADAICTCLQQESEDLAEVVRSLVGGIELLVSLLESESEAVLSAVCAAIARIARDPQNLAIMTDYGAVTSLSKLAVRENDSLRPYLAEAIAACCVSRETGLLFGQAGAVAPLVQ, from the exons ATGACTCTCTCTTCTGAAAATCCTCAACAGTACCTGAAGGTGGGGAACGCCACGTGCACGACCCTGGCCTTAGTGGGTCTGAAGGAGTGTGGCCTCCACCAGGAATCTAGCCAGCTCGCTCTCAAGGCCGTCGGGGGTCTGGAGGTTCTACTCAACATACTCAGGACTCGAAATCTGCGCTGTaat attggGGCCCTGCAAGTACTGGAATCTGCATGTGGACACATCACGACTAGGAACACCGTGTACAAACTAGGTGGTATACAGGTACTGCTAGGTCTGGTTGGGCACACTGTTGTACAGGTGCGCGGCCTGGCAGCGTCCGTGCTTGCCCAGGTGTGCGCTCTGCCCTCCGCGCGGTCCGCTCTCATCAGGGACAACGGCATCCCGCCCTTGGTAAGAACCAATGAGACTGTTGCGATGAAGCATGACCGG GTGAAGCTCCTCCGCGTAGACACCAACACACTCCTCGGTAACCACGACACGGCCATGGCGGTGGAAGGGGCGGCCAGAGCTCTGTGGGCGTGCAGTGTGTCTCGCGCGGGACGAACTGCACTGCTACGGGCTGGTGGACTGGAGATGGTGGGCGGCCTTATGGGCGTGGCACGTCCTAGCCTCCTCGTCCCGGTCGTGGGCGTCCTCCACCAGTGCGTGGCCGAG GCTGTGTTCCGGGAGCGCGTCGAGTCTGCGGGCTATACCTCCGCCCTGGTCAAGCTGCTTCACTCGCCGACGCCGCAGCTGCAGATCCTCGCCACGAAGGCCATAGCCAGG TGCTCCGTGCTGGAGGCCACGAGTTCTCGCCTGGTGCGCGAGGGCGGCCTCGAAATGCTGGTCAACATGCTGCGCCGGGAGGCCAAGACCTACGTCGACGCTCTCATCGAAAAGGACCTCGCCTTCGCCAGGGAGTATGGGCTGGTGATCGACGCTCCAGGTGTTCCTCGGTCCAGGAAG GCGTCCATGATGCCTGACGGGGCAGGCCGCGAGGGCGCGTCTCTCCTGGAGGCGGGACCTGAGGGCACCGCCTTAGCCCCCGAGGGTGCCGGCGACGCATCCAAGGGCGCTCCAGTCGACGTCACAG GACACGAGCAGGATCGCCAGGAGTCGTCGCCCTCGCGCCAGAGCTCCACCAAAGAAGGCCAGGACGCGGACGACCTACAGAATGACCCACGTGTGACCTCCTACACCTTCTTTTATATACATGCTCTCAACAAAGG ctaTACATACCACAGAAGATTTTTATCCTTGCATGGTAAATTCTATGACTATAACTTgagcccctttcctctcctcgtcctcgcACCGCGCCCCGATTCGCTCTCCTGGCGCCGGAGTCTCATTtcgctcctctctttttcttctcgcttcctcccccgccgccgccgcacgCCCTGCGCAGTGAGCGTGGCGGGCGAGGGCGAAGGAGGCGCGGCCGAGGGCGGGAACAGCGAGCTCCTGGAGGCCGTCGCTGAGGCCATGTGGCACGTGTCGTCCCTGCCCGAGCACGTCGTCGTGGTCAAGGAGCTGACGGCTGTGCCTGTCCTTGTGGCGCTGCTGCATCACAACGACGAGAAG GTGCTGACGAGCGTGGTGGGGGGCCTCGGCGAGGCGGCCGGCGACCCGGACTGCTGCACGATCCTCCTGAGGGGCGGGGGCGTCACCACGCTCATCCAGCTCCTCCGAAGGACGTCGGACAAGTTGCTGCTGAACGTGACACGCGCGCTGGGGGCTTGTGCTGCCGACGAGGAGGCCCTCGAAGCGCTCCTGCAGCAGGACGGCCTGCGCCTCCTGTGGTCTCATCTCAAGAACCCCAACTGCCGCGTCCAGGCCTCCGCCGCCGACGCCATCTGCACCTGCCTCCAGCAAGAGTCG GAAGACCTTGCGGAAGTCGTGAGGAGCCTGGTGGGCGGCATCGAGCTGCTGGTGTCCCTGctggagagcgagagcgaggccgTGCTGTCCGCCGTGTGCGCCGCCATCGCCAGGATCGCCAGAGACCCGCAGAACCTCGCCATCATGACGGACTACGGCGCCGTCACGTCCCTCTCCAAGCTCGCCGTCAGG
- the LOC119577723 gene encoding histone H3.v1-like: protein MTSRRPSLLPPGRESHSSSLDGRRRSSVRLSNAQLENMKTSQEEQQHQQAEGAGDELEEEEEEEEEDEEEEDLYQMDQQSTDLSSDYWQIHKMVKVRGGGGEGWC from the exons ATGACGTCACGACGGCCCTCCCTGCTCCCCCCTGGTCGCGAAAGCCACTCGAGCTCTCTGGACGGACGGCGACGGTCCAGTGTCAGACTCTCCAATGCGCAG CTGGAGAACATGAAGACGTCTCAGGAGGAACAGCAGCACCAACAGGCAGAAGGCGCAGGAGacgagctggaggaggaggaggaggaagaggaggaggacgaggaggaggaggacttgtACCAGATGGATCAGCAGTCAACTGACTTGTCTTCTGATTACTGGCAGATACACAAGATGGtcaaggtgaggggggggggaggggaaggatggtgttga